In Pseudobythopirellula maris, a single window of DNA contains:
- a CDS encoding D-cysteine desulfhydrase family protein, protein MPATPEALDRLPRLRLGKLPTPLDEAPRLTRLLGGPRLLVKRDDLTGLATGGNKTRKLEFLVADAQAAGCDALITAGGPQSNHCRQTAAAAAIAGMECHLVLGGDDQPPIGNSLLDLLLGATLHWTPKERRNARMDELAEELRTAGKRPRVIPVGGSTPLGAVGYVAAMFELVGQLAERDLRVDHLLLATSSGGTQAGVVLGARLAGFTGKVTAISIDQVADADSDEKFIEGVCGMANGAAELLESEIRLTTDDFATNYNYLGGGYGVVGDPEREAIRLFAQSEGLLLGPVYTGRAAGAMIDLVRRGAFGEDETVLFWHTGDESALHAYAAELA, encoded by the coding sequence ATGCCAGCCACGCCCGAAGCCCTCGACCGCCTGCCGCGCTTGCGGCTCGGCAAGCTGCCGACGCCGCTCGACGAGGCGCCGCGGCTCACGCGGCTGCTCGGCGGCCCGCGGCTGCTGGTCAAACGCGACGACCTGACCGGCCTCGCCACGGGCGGCAACAAGACGCGCAAGCTCGAGTTCCTGGTGGCCGACGCGCAGGCGGCGGGGTGCGACGCGCTGATCACCGCCGGCGGGCCGCAATCGAACCACTGCCGCCAAACGGCCGCCGCCGCGGCGATCGCCGGCATGGAGTGCCACTTGGTGCTCGGCGGCGACGACCAGCCGCCCATCGGCAACTCGCTGCTCGACCTGCTGCTCGGCGCCACGCTGCACTGGACCCCCAAAGAGCGCCGCAACGCCCGCATGGACGAGCTGGCCGAAGAACTCCGCACGGCGGGCAAGCGGCCGCGGGTGATCCCGGTCGGCGGCTCCACGCCGCTCGGCGCCGTCGGCTACGTGGCGGCGATGTTCGAGCTCGTGGGGCAGCTCGCCGAGCGCGACCTGCGCGTCGATCACCTGCTGCTCGCCACGAGCTCGGGCGGCACGCAAGCGGGCGTGGTGCTCGGCGCTCGGCTCGCCGGGTTCACCGGCAAGGTGACGGCGATCAGCATCGACCAAGTTGCTGACGCTGACTCCGACGAGAAGTTTATCGAAGGCGTGTGCGGCATGGCCAACGGCGCCGCCGAGCTGCTCGAGTCCGAGATACGCCTCACGACCGACGACTTCGCGACCAACTACAACTACCTGGGCGGCGGCTACGGCGTGGTCGGCGACCCGGAACGCGAGGCGATCCGGCTCTTCGCCCAGAGCGAGGGCCTGCTGCTCGGCCCGGTCTACACCGGCCGCGCGGCGGGAGCGATGATCGACCTGGTCCGCCGCGGCGCGTTCGGCGAGGACGAGACGGTCCTGTTCTGGCACACCGGCGACGAGTCGGCGCTGCACGCCTACGCGGCGGAGCTGGCGTAG
- a CDS encoding transposase — protein sequence MATTPGKKALGRKRHVVVDTLGLVWSLVVTPADVQDRDGAKLALKAFRESVKFPRVIWADTAYRSVVDWAWVKWLWAVEIVTRPRGKFVLQKKRWIVERTFGWLNRSRRLAKSFERTVESDTAFVQIAMIHLMVKRL from the coding sequence GTGGCTACGACGCCGGGAAAAAAAGCTCTCGGCCGCAAGCGGCACGTTGTCGTTGACACGCTCGGGCTGGTCTGGTCCTTGGTCGTCACGCCCGCCGACGTGCAGGACCGCGACGGGGCGAAGCTGGCCCTCAAAGCGTTCCGTGAGTCGGTGAAGTTCCCCAGGGTCATCTGGGCCGACACGGCGTACCGCTCGGTCGTTGATTGGGCGTGGGTGAAATGGCTCTGGGCAGTCGAGATTGTCACGCGGCCTCGCGGTAAGTTCGTACTCCAGAAGAAACGCTGGATCGTCGAACGGACCTTTGGCTGGCTGAACCGATCACGCCGCCTCGCCAAAAGCTTCGAACGGACCGTCGAGAGCGACACCGCCTTCGTCCAGATTGCGATGATCCACCTCATGGTCAAGCGGCTATGA
- a CDS encoding PilZ domain-containing protein: MEAIATYSALVYDDDPRRRAVTCEALERVGFSCRGSGRTAEAKKLMHGVDHDLAVVDVRAAERRQLAVLAAAVARAPGAKTVAITNAGNPDLMRKLFAYGVDEVAIAPIDMSGFAMKALSLFEIDRWRAELSTPLGAESPQDLLRRIEKTLLSRSDELGGCYDAVFDQEGDAGEPPLGIYEFIESYNSPRSASGSLWLRTTGEQREFARVTTRTSTENVPVTKHGECAGEGFRAILCDISEAGALMIHTRAVPLTNLAMRWYCVTKNLRVTVPAHVVRCESIGRFYEVGVRFD; the protein is encoded by the coding sequence ATGGAAGCCATAGCCACCTACAGCGCGCTTGTTTACGACGACGATCCACGACGGCGAGCGGTGACGTGCGAAGCGCTCGAAAGAGTCGGGTTCAGCTGTCGGGGCTCCGGCCGGACGGCCGAAGCGAAGAAGCTGATGCACGGCGTCGATCACGACCTGGCGGTCGTTGACGTGCGTGCGGCCGAGCGACGGCAACTCGCGGTGCTGGCGGCCGCGGTCGCTCGCGCACCGGGCGCCAAGACCGTCGCCATCACGAACGCCGGCAACCCGGACCTGATGCGCAAGCTCTTCGCCTACGGTGTGGACGAGGTCGCGATCGCGCCGATCGATATGAGCGGCTTTGCCATGAAGGCGTTGTCGCTGTTCGAGATCGATCGCTGGCGCGCCGAACTCAGCACGCCGCTCGGAGCGGAGAGCCCACAAGACCTGCTACGCCGCATCGAGAAAACACTGCTAAGCCGGTCGGACGAGCTGGGCGGCTGCTACGACGCGGTGTTCGACCAAGAGGGCGACGCGGGCGAGCCGCCTCTGGGCATCTACGAATTTATCGAGAGCTACAACTCGCCGAGGTCCGCTTCGGGGAGCCTGTGGCTGCGGACCACGGGAGAGCAGCGTGAGTTCGCCCGCGTGACGACACGGACCTCGACCGAGAACGTGCCGGTCACGAAGCATGGCGAGTGCGCCGGGGAGGGATTCCGGGCGATCCTGTGCGACATCTCGGAGGCGGGCGCACTGATGATTCATACCCGAGCGGTGCCGCTCACCAACTTGGCGATGCGTTGGTATTGCGTGACCAAGAACCTGCGGGTCACGGTGCCGGCTCATGTGGTGCGTTGCGAATCGATCGGCCGTTTCTACGAGGTAGGGGTGCGGTTCGACTGA
- the carB gene encoding carbamoyl-phosphate synthase large subunit produces the protein MPKREDLKKILLLGSGPIVIGQACEFDYSGVQACKALKEEGYEVVLVNSNPATIMTDPSMADRTYIEPLTWRVVEKIIEREKPDALLPTLGGQTALNLAMDLDANGVLEKHGVEMIAANADVIDKAENRERFKAAMDKLGLGVCKGMTVQTLEAAREWIDQISLPAIIRPSFTMGGSGGGIAYNRQEFDDMVRRGLDLSPTTEVLIEESILGWKEYEMEVMRDADDNVVIICAIENFDPMGVHTGDSITVAPAQTLSDKEYQRMRDASLAVIREIGVETGGSNIQFAINPDDGRMIVIEMNPRVSRSSALASKATGFPIAKIAAKLAVGYRLHELPNDITRETTACFEPAIDYVVTKIPRFAFEKFPEADDTLTTQMKSVGETMAIGSTFKESFQKALRGLEVGAFGFGSDKKDLWGTPEQPDEDEIQERLSRPCPERVWYLRYAIKAGMSPERLHEITAIDPWFLDHLYEIVETEDALREIGDLSNLSDEAFRRAKRHGFADRQIATIFGRSETEVRAERLKRGIRAAYKAVDTCSAEFEAYTPYFYSTYETEDETPAKGDKKRIMILGGGPNRIGQGIEFDYCCCHASFAMRELGIESVMVNSNPETVSTDYDTSDLLFFEPLTVEDVLNICDRVQPDGVIVQFGGQTPLNLARALQEAGVPIIGTPVDAIDAAEDREQFQQLLERLNLRQPANGIARTMDEARLIVERIGYPVLVRPSFVLGGRAMEICYDASQLDRFVAAAFLAAEGQPVLIDSFLEGATEVDVDAICDGTDVVVAGVMEHIEEAGVHSGDSACAIPAYSLPGPVLAEIRAATVAMAMDLGVVGLMNVQYAVRWETDEGASSEGLGASDALGAASSAPGASPNPQPPTPSPSTAKPVLYIIEVNPRASRTAPFVSKATGLPAAKVAAKVMAGVSLKEQGVTSDPIPAQVSVKEAVFPFIKFRGVDIVLGPEMRSTGEVMGVSPRFSMAFAKSQLAAGTVLPESGAVFLSVAPKHKPRAVELAKELKRLGYDLLATAGTCAALAEAGVEAERVKKIKEGQPNLLDLLTDERVALVMNTPVGKGARTDEGRIRAAATAAGVPCLTTIEAAEAAVRAMAALREEEMEVESLQERFGSGPTVV, from the coding sequence GTGCCCAAACGCGAAGACCTCAAGAAGATCCTGCTGCTCGGCTCCGGCCCGATCGTCATCGGCCAGGCGTGCGAGTTCGACTACTCCGGCGTCCAGGCGTGCAAAGCGCTCAAGGAAGAGGGTTACGAGGTCGTGCTCGTCAACTCGAACCCGGCGACGATCATGACCGATCCGTCGATGGCCGACCGGACCTACATCGAGCCGCTCACCTGGCGGGTCGTCGAGAAGATCATCGAGCGCGAGAAGCCCGACGCCCTGCTGCCGACCCTCGGCGGCCAGACCGCGCTGAACCTAGCGATGGACCTCGACGCGAACGGCGTGCTCGAGAAGCACGGCGTCGAGATGATCGCCGCCAACGCGGACGTAATCGACAAGGCGGAGAACCGTGAGCGGTTCAAGGCCGCGATGGACAAGCTCGGCCTGGGCGTCTGCAAAGGCATGACGGTCCAGACCCTCGAGGCGGCCCGCGAGTGGATCGATCAGATCAGCCTGCCGGCCATTATCCGTCCCAGCTTCACCATGGGCGGCTCGGGCGGCGGCATCGCCTACAACCGCCAAGAGTTCGACGACATGGTCCGCCGCGGCCTCGACCTCTCGCCCACCACCGAGGTGCTGATCGAAGAATCGATCCTCGGCTGGAAAGAGTACGAGATGGAGGTCATGCGCGACGCCGACGACAACGTCGTGATCATCTGCGCGATCGAGAACTTCGACCCGATGGGCGTACATACCGGCGACTCGATCACCGTGGCCCCGGCGCAAACGCTCTCCGACAAAGAGTACCAGCGGATGCGCGACGCCTCGCTCGCCGTCATCCGCGAGATCGGCGTCGAGACCGGCGGCTCGAACATCCAGTTCGCGATCAACCCGGATGACGGGCGGATGATCGTCATCGAGATGAACCCCCGCGTGAGCCGCTCTAGCGCGCTCGCGTCAAAGGCGACCGGCTTCCCGATCGCCAAGATCGCCGCCAAGCTCGCCGTCGGCTACCGCCTGCACGAGCTGCCGAACGACATCACGCGCGAGACCACCGCCTGCTTCGAGCCGGCGATCGACTACGTCGTGACGAAGATCCCGCGCTTCGCGTTCGAGAAATTCCCCGAGGCCGACGACACGCTCACCACGCAGATGAAGAGCGTCGGCGAGACGATGGCCATCGGCTCGACGTTCAAGGAGAGCTTCCAGAAGGCCCTGCGCGGCCTGGAGGTCGGCGCCTTCGGCTTCGGCAGCGACAAGAAAGACCTGTGGGGCACGCCCGAGCAGCCGGACGAGGACGAGATCCAGGAGCGTCTCTCTCGGCCCTGCCCCGAGCGTGTGTGGTACCTGCGGTACGCAATCAAGGCCGGCATGTCGCCCGAGCGGCTGCACGAGATCACGGCGATCGACCCGTGGTTCCTCGACCACCTGTACGAGATCGTGGAGACGGAAGACGCGCTCCGCGAAATCGGCGATCTGTCGAACCTCAGCGACGAGGCGTTCCGCCGCGCCAAACGCCACGGCTTCGCCGATCGCCAGATCGCCACGATCTTCGGCCGCAGCGAGACCGAGGTCCGCGCCGAGCGGCTCAAGCGAGGCATCCGCGCCGCCTACAAGGCGGTCGACACCTGCTCGGCCGAGTTCGAGGCCTACACCCCCTACTTCTACTCGACCTACGAGACCGAGGACGAGACCCCGGCCAAGGGCGACAAGAAGCGGATCATGATCCTCGGCGGCGGGCCGAACCGCATCGGCCAGGGGATCGAGTTCGACTACTGCTGCTGCCACGCCAGCTTCGCGATGCGCGAGCTCGGCATCGAGTCGGTCATGGTGAACTCGAATCCCGAGACCGTTTCGACCGACTACGACACGAGCGACCTGCTGTTCTTCGAGCCGCTCACCGTCGAAGACGTGCTCAACATCTGCGACCGCGTGCAGCCCGACGGCGTGATCGTGCAGTTCGGCGGGCAGACGCCGCTCAACCTGGCCCGCGCGCTCCAGGAGGCGGGCGTGCCGATCATCGGCACGCCGGTCGACGCGATCGACGCCGCCGAAGACCGCGAGCAGTTCCAGCAGCTACTCGAGCGGCTGAACCTCCGCCAGCCGGCCAACGGCATCGCCCGCACGATGGACGAGGCGCGGCTGATCGTCGAGCGAATCGGCTACCCCGTGCTCGTGCGTCCCAGCTTCGTGCTGGGCGGCCGGGCGATGGAGATCTGCTACGACGCCTCGCAGCTCGACCGCTTCGTCGCCGCGGCGTTCCTGGCGGCCGAGGGCCAGCCGGTGCTGATCGACAGCTTCCTGGAGGGGGCGACCGAGGTCGACGTCGACGCGATCTGCGACGGCACAGACGTCGTCGTCGCGGGCGTCATGGAGCACATCGAAGAGGCGGGCGTCCACTCGGGCGACTCGGCTTGCGCGATCCCCGCCTACAGCCTGCCCGGCCCGGTGCTCGCCGAGATCCGCGCGGCGACCGTCGCGATGGCGATGGACCTGGGCGTGGTGGGGCTGATGAACGTGCAATACGCCGTGCGGTGGGAGACGGATGAAGGGGCTAGCAGCGAGGGGCTAGGGGCTAGCGACGCGCTCGGCGCCGCAAGCTCCGCCCCCGGCGCGTCCCCTAACCCCCAGCCCCCAACCCCTAGCCCCTCCACGGCGAAGCCGGTCCTTTACATCATCGAGGTCAACCCACGGGCCAGCCGCACCGCCCCGTTCGTCTCGAAGGCGACCGGCCTGCCGGCCGCCAAGGTGGCGGCCAAGGTGATGGCGGGCGTGTCGCTCAAGGAGCAGGGCGTGACGAGCGACCCGATCCCGGCCCAGGTGTCGGTCAAAGAGGCGGTCTTCCCGTTCATCAAGTTCCGCGGCGTCGACATCGTCTTGGGCCCCGAGATGCGCAGCACCGGCGAGGTGATGGGCGTCAGCCCGCGGTTCTCGATGGCGTTCGCCAAGAGCCAGCTCGCCGCCGGCACGGTGCTGCCCGAGAGCGGCGCGGTGTTCCTGAGCGTCGCCCCGAAGCACAAGCCGCGCGCCGTGGAGCTCGCCAAGGAGCTCAAACGCTTGGGCTACGACCTGCTGGCCACGGCCGGCACCTGCGCGGCGCTCGCCGAGGCCGGCGTCGAAGCCGAGCGCGTCAAGAAGATCAAAGAGGGCCAGCCGAACCTCTTGGACCTGCTGACCGACGAGCGCGTCGCGCTGGTGATGAACACCCCGGTCGGCAAGGGCGCTCGCACCGACGAGGGCCGCATCCGCGCCGCCGCCACGGCCGCCGGCGTGCCGTGCCTCACGACGATCGAGGCGGCCGAGGCGGCCGTCCGCGCGATGGCCGCGCTGCGTGAGGAGGAGATGGAGGTGGAGAGCTTGCAGGAACGGTTTGGGTCGGGGCCGACGGTGGTTTAG
- the floA gene encoding flotillin-like protein FloA (flotillin-like protein involved in membrane lipid rafts) — MPLLAQGILNDSRLWIVLTIGALIAVLVFIAILARFFRLYIQSITTDAGIGLFDLLRMTFRKVNPTVIVRSKIMAVQAGITEEEGVTTKGLEAHYMAGGNVPLVIRSMIAARKAKIVELGFKQATAIDLAGRNILEAVQTSVYPRVIDCPAKGSKRPSLDAIAKDGIQLKVKARVTVRANLNQLIGGATEETIIARVGEGIVSAIGSADSHKEVLENPDRITKAVIDRNLDSQTAFEIVSIDIADIDVGDNVGARLQADQAEADTRVARAQAEGRRAMAVSQEQENLAGIEEKRAKLVEAEAEVPRAMAEAFQTGKLGILDYYKMKNVQADTDMREAIATGGK, encoded by the coding sequence ATGCCGCTCCTCGCCCAAGGGATCCTCAACGACTCCCGCCTGTGGATCGTGCTGACGATCGGCGCGCTGATCGCCGTGCTGGTGTTCATCGCGATCTTGGCGCGTTTCTTCCGGCTCTACATCCAGTCGATTACGACCGACGCCGGCATCGGGCTCTTCGACCTCCTGCGGATGACTTTCCGCAAGGTGAACCCCACCGTGATCGTGCGTAGCAAGATCATGGCCGTGCAGGCCGGCATCACCGAAGAGGAGGGCGTCACGACCAAGGGCCTCGAGGCGCACTACATGGCGGGCGGCAACGTGCCGCTCGTGATCCGCTCGATGATCGCGGCGCGCAAGGCCAAGATCGTCGAACTCGGCTTCAAGCAGGCCACCGCCATCGACCTGGCCGGCCGCAACATCCTCGAGGCGGTGCAGACGAGCGTCTACCCGCGGGTGATCGACTGCCCGGCCAAGGGGAGCAAGCGGCCCTCGCTCGACGCGATCGCCAAAGACGGCATCCAGCTCAAGGTGAAGGCCCGCGTCACGGTCCGCGCGAACCTCAACCAGCTGATCGGCGGCGCCACGGAGGAGACGATCATCGCCCGCGTGGGCGAGGGAATCGTCTCGGCGATCGGCTCGGCCGACAGCCACAAGGAGGTGCTGGAGAATCCCGATCGTATCACCAAGGCGGTGATCGATCGGAACCTCGACTCGCAAACGGCGTTCGAGATTGTGTCGATCGACATCGCCGACATCGACGTGGGCGACAACGTCGGCGCCCGCCTCCAGGCCGATCAGGCCGAGGCCGACACCCGCGTGGCCCGCGCCCAGGCCGAGGGGCGCCGGGCGATGGCCGTCTCGCAAGAGCAGGAGAACCTCGCCGGCATCGAAGAGAAGCGAGCCAAGCTCGTCGAGGCCGAGGCCGAGGTGCCTCGCGCCATGGCCGAGGCGTTCCAGACCGGCAAGCTGGGGATCCTCGATTACTACAAGATGAAGAACGTGCAGGCCGACACCGACATGCGCGAAGCGATCGCCACGGGCGGGAAGTAA
- a CDS encoding IS5 family transposase, with amino-acid sequence MSRKPYPTDLTDHQWRRMKPWVPVDAATGRPSKYTKREIINAILYVTRNGCTWRALPHDLPPYRIVFHWFRKWQADGTWERVHEKLRDRVRKKAGRTAKPSAAVLDSQTIRTTEQGGPRGYDAGKKSSRPQAARCR; translated from the coding sequence ATGAGCAGGAAGCCCTACCCAACCGACTTGACGGATCACCAGTGGCGACGGATGAAGCCCTGGGTTCCCGTTGACGCCGCCACCGGTCGGCCGTCGAAGTACACGAAGCGTGAGATCATCAACGCGATCCTGTACGTCACCCGCAACGGCTGCACCTGGCGTGCGTTGCCGCACGACCTGCCGCCCTATCGGATCGTATTCCACTGGTTTCGTAAGTGGCAGGCCGATGGGACCTGGGAGCGGGTCCATGAGAAGCTCCGCGACCGAGTTCGCAAGAAGGCGGGCCGGACGGCGAAGCCTTCCGCCGCAGTGCTCGACAGCCAGACCATCAGGACGACCGAACAAGGCGGGCCGCGTGGCTACGACGCCGGGAAAAAAAGCTCTCGGCCGCAAGCGGCACGTTGTCGTTGA
- a CDS encoding ion transporter, whose product MKESLRVIVERSDTAAGRAFDLAVQSVILVSLVAYSLETLPGLSPWARQTLGAIETATTMLFVAEYGLRLAVAQRPLAYAGSFFGVIDLLAFLPSLLSLGFDARALRALRLLRLFRLLKLARYNAAVRRLHLALRIAWEELVLFFCGATILLYLAAVGIHHFEHEAQPEAFASVFHALWWAVATLTTVGYGDVVPVTSGGRAFTFLVLVGGLGVVATPAGLVASALSKAREIEALEKSSDSDPA is encoded by the coding sequence ATGAAAGAGTCCCTCCGCGTCATCGTTGAACGCAGTGACACCGCCGCCGGCCGGGCGTTCGACCTCGCCGTGCAATCGGTCATCTTGGTGTCGTTGGTCGCCTACTCGCTCGAAACACTGCCCGGGCTCTCGCCCTGGGCGCGGCAAACCTTGGGTGCGATCGAAACGGCGACCACCATGCTGTTTGTCGCCGAGTACGGGTTGCGGCTGGCTGTCGCGCAGCGTCCGCTCGCTTACGCCGGCAGCTTTTTCGGAGTGATCGATCTGCTCGCCTTTCTGCCGTCGCTCCTGTCGCTTGGTTTCGACGCCCGCGCGCTACGCGCGCTCAGGCTGCTGCGGTTGTTCCGGCTTCTCAAGCTCGCCCGCTACAACGCCGCGGTGCGTCGGTTGCACCTCGCCCTGCGGATCGCCTGGGAAGAACTGGTGCTCTTCTTTTGCGGAGCGACGATCCTGCTTTACTTGGCGGCGGTCGGCATCCACCACTTCGAGCACGAGGCCCAGCCCGAGGCGTTCGCCTCGGTGTTCCACGCGCTGTGGTGGGCAGTGGCGACACTCACGACCGTGGGCTACGGCGACGTGGTCCCGGTGACCAGTGGGGGTCGGGCGTTCACCTTCCTGGTGTTGGTCGGGGGCCTGGGAGTGGTGGCGACCCCCGCCGGGTTGGTCGCCTCGGCCCTGTCAAAAGCCCGCGAGATCGAGGCCCTCGAGAAATCCAGCGATTCCGACCCGGCTTAG
- a CDS encoding NfeD family protein, whose protein sequence is MNLLDDLSIATLLMIIGSLLIVAEVFFPSGGVLGLFAGLSLVASVYYAYLSGGIFRGVLFAGMEAIVVPTAVYAAFTYLPYTPLGKLLLGSAPTSDEVRNDDARHALEGRIGLAKSKMLPSGVIEIDGERLDAISQGQAIDPGQAVKVIEVRGNRIMVRRAEQSELATAEETSVDPLARPAETLGLGDFDFDTDSQSS, encoded by the coding sequence ATGAATCTGCTCGACGACCTCTCGATCGCCACGCTGCTGATGATCATCGGCAGCCTGTTGATCGTGGCCGAAGTCTTCTTCCCGTCGGGGGGCGTGCTGGGGTTGTTCGCGGGGCTCAGCCTCGTGGCGTCGGTTTATTACGCCTACTTGTCGGGCGGCATTTTCCGCGGCGTGTTGTTCGCCGGGATGGAGGCGATTGTCGTGCCGACGGCCGTTTACGCGGCGTTCACCTACCTGCCCTACACCCCCCTAGGCAAGCTGCTGCTCGGCTCGGCGCCGACGAGCGACGAGGTCCGCAACGACGACGCCCGCCACGCGCTGGAGGGCCGCATCGGGCTGGCCAAGTCGAAGATGCTCCCCTCGGGCGTCATCGAGATCGACGGCGAGCGTCTCGACGCGATCAGCCAGGGCCAGGCGATCGACCCCGGGCAGGCGGTCAAAGTGATCGAGGTGCGTGGCAACCGGATCATGGTCCGCCGGGCCGAGCAGAGCGAACTCGCCACCGCCGAGGAGACGTCGGTCGACCCGCTGGCCCGCCCCGCCGAGACGCTGGGGCTGGGAGACTTCGATTTCGACACAGACTCACAATCAAGCTGA
- a CDS encoding PIN domain-containing protein: MTINSISSKPLCVVLDTNIWIRELLLQSYVGKSLVYAIRRRHAQIGFPQIVEGETVQHMLKHAQDAADSISDKGRVLSALSEGEFTFSQPEQSELEAVIHDRISDLNKILVRVPFTHEHAIAALDMVERKLPPNGDKNQQFKDSAIWQAVLQLSKSLSNKGDIIAA; encoded by the coding sequence GTGACAATTAACTCAATAAGCTCCAAGCCGCTCTGTGTTGTTCTTGACACAAATATCTGGATCAGAGAGTTGCTTCTCCAATCCTATGTTGGGAAGTCGCTTGTTTATGCCATCAGACGACGCCATGCGCAGATCGGATTCCCTCAAATAGTTGAGGGCGAAACCGTGCAACACATGTTGAAGCATGCCCAGGACGCCGCCGATTCTATATCCGACAAAGGCAGAGTGTTGAGTGCATTATCTGAGGGGGAATTCACTTTCTCGCAGCCTGAGCAGTCCGAGCTTGAAGCGGTGATTCACGACCGTATCTCCGACCTCAATAAAATCCTTGTTAGAGTTCCATTTACTCACGAACATGCGATAGCAGCGCTGGACATGGTTGAGCGCAAGTTGCCCCCCAACGGTGACAAGAATCAACAATTCAAGGACTCAGCCATCTGGCAAGCTGTACTCCAACTTTCTAAGAGCTTGTCCAATAAGGGCGATATCATAGCCGCTTGA
- a CDS encoding sulfatase family protein: MHRSNLFFLLIGLALTGSPAAAAERPNIVLVFSDDHAYQAISAYGSRLNRTPHIDRLAVEGARFDRCYVTNSICGPSRAAVLTGAYSHVNGYYGNSRKRFDGSQPTFPKLLREAGYQTAIVGKWHLGSDPTGFDHWDVLVGQGPYYNPTMLANGERLRRTGYTTEIIGDLSLDWLREERDPERPFLLMCQHKAPHRNWQPGPGYLDRYDDVELPEPPSLLEDYSRRGRAVREQDMTIAETMNDNDLKLSRQAGFAPEQRAAWDAAYGPKNRAFRDANLTGDDLVRWKYQRYMKDYLRCVDAVDDQVGRLLDYLDEAGLADNTIVVYASDQGFYLGEHGWFDKRWMYEESLRTPLLVRWPGVAAAGSVERRIVSLIDLAPTFLEAAGVEAPERVQGASLAPLLRGEPADGWRESFYYHYYEYPAWHYVRKHYGVTDGSMKLIHFYEPEVDEWELYDLVNDRDEVVNQFDNPAYAAERLRLEAELQRLRAELKVPDEDPPGLPTTTRAPRVRTPTAAR, encoded by the coding sequence ATGCACCGATCGAACCTTTTCTTCCTGCTCATCGGCCTCGCGCTGACCGGCTCGCCCGCGGCGGCGGCCGAGCGGCCGAACATCGTGCTCGTCTTCAGCGACGACCACGCCTACCAGGCGATCAGCGCGTACGGCTCGCGGCTCAACCGCACGCCGCACATCGACCGGCTGGCGGTCGAGGGCGCCAGGTTCGACCGCTGCTACGTGACCAACTCGATCTGCGGCCCGAGCCGCGCCGCGGTGCTCACCGGCGCCTACAGCCACGTCAACGGCTACTACGGCAACAGCCGCAAGCGGTTCGACGGCTCGCAACCGACCTTCCCGAAGCTGCTGCGCGAGGCGGGCTATCAGACGGCGATCGTCGGCAAGTGGCACCTGGGGTCCGACCCCACGGGGTTCGACCACTGGGACGTGCTCGTCGGCCAGGGGCCGTACTACAACCCGACGATGTTGGCGAACGGCGAGCGGCTCCGCCGCACCGGCTACACGACCGAGATCATCGGCGACCTGTCACTCGACTGGCTCCGCGAAGAGCGCGACCCGGAGAGGCCGTTCCTGCTGATGTGCCAGCACAAAGCGCCGCACCGCAACTGGCAGCCGGGGCCGGGCTACCTCGACCGCTACGACGACGTCGAGCTGCCGGAGCCCCCGTCGCTCTTGGAGGATTACTCGCGTCGCGGCCGGGCGGTGCGTGAGCAGGACATGACGATCGCCGAGACGATGAACGACAACGACCTGAAGCTCTCGCGCCAGGCGGGCTTCGCCCCCGAGCAGCGCGCGGCGTGGGACGCCGCCTACGGGCCGAAGAACCGGGCCTTCCGCGACGCCAACCTCACGGGCGACGACCTCGTGCGCTGGAAGTACCAACGCTACATGAAGGACTACCTGCGTTGCGTCGACGCGGTGGACGACCAGGTTGGCCGGCTGCTCGATTACTTGGACGAGGCGGGCCTGGCCGACAACACGATCGTGGTCTACGCCTCGGACCAAGGCTTTTACCTCGGCGAGCACGGTTGGTTCGACAAGCGCTGGATGTACGAGGAGTCGTTGCGCACGCCGCTGCTCGTCCGCTGGCCGGGGGTCGCGGCGGCCGGCTCGGTCGAGCGCCGCATCGTGTCGCTCATCGACCTGGCGCCGACGTTCCTCGAGGCGGCCGGGGTCGAGGCGCCCGAGCGCGTGCAGGGCGCCTCGTTGGCGCCGCTGCTGCGCGGCGAACCGGCCGACGGCTGGCGTGAGTCGTTCTACTACCACTACTACGAGTACCCGGCATGGCATTACGTCAGGAAGCATTACGGCGTGACCGACGGCAGCATGAAGCTGATCCACTTCTACGAGCCGGAGGTCGACGAGTGGGAGCTCTACGACCTGGTGAACGACCGCGACGAGGTGGTCAACCAATTCGACAACCCAGCCTACGCCGCCGAGCGGCTGCGCTTAGAAGCAGAGCTACAGCGGCTGCGAGCCGAGCTGAAGGTTCCCGACGAAGACCCGCCGGGCCTGCCGACCACGACCAGAGCGCCGCGGGTGCGAACGCCAACGGCGGCGCGATGA